The following proteins are encoded in a genomic region of Novosphingobium sp. PP1Y:
- a CDS encoding ketopantoate reductase family protein yields the protein MSDGDANLVSNVLVLGAGAMGCYFAARLIEGGTPVTLVDIDEARIGTLNSSGLTVVDDRGTRNVPVRASTAAALHVPANLVIVFTKGIHTATAMQQIAHLVGPDTFALTLQNGLGNAQTIAETLSRDRVMFGVTDVPADLVPPTEVHSQGKGKITFWSLDEAGAPQAHVLHALFEAAGMQAMADPSAEIAVWEKVAFNAALNAPSAILECPVGGLDTNDGRAIVETVVEETVAVAHASKIAVDPARIMARVNYALATHREHKPSMLQDIQAKRRTEIDLINGAIVAAGEAVGVSAPVTATLVHLVRAKEGFART from the coding sequence ATGTCGGACGGAGATGCGAATCTGGTCAGCAACGTCCTCGTGCTCGGTGCGGGTGCGATGGGCTGCTATTTCGCGGCCCGACTGATTGAGGGTGGAACGCCGGTCACGCTGGTCGATATCGACGAGGCGCGGATCGGCACTCTCAATTCCTCCGGATTGACCGTCGTCGACGATCGTGGCACGCGAAACGTGCCGGTGAGGGCAAGTACCGCGGCCGCGCTGCACGTTCCTGCTAACCTCGTCATCGTTTTCACCAAGGGCATCCACACCGCCACGGCGATGCAACAGATTGCGCATCTGGTGGGGCCGGACACTTTCGCCCTGACCTTGCAGAACGGATTGGGCAACGCTCAGACCATTGCGGAAACGCTCAGCCGGGACCGGGTCATGTTCGGAGTGACCGACGTGCCCGCTGACCTCGTCCCGCCTACCGAAGTGCATTCCCAGGGCAAAGGCAAGATCACCTTCTGGAGCCTTGACGAAGCCGGGGCACCGCAGGCCCACGTGCTGCACGCTCTGTTCGAAGCGGCCGGAATGCAGGCCATGGCCGATCCGTCAGCCGAGATTGCCGTGTGGGAAAAGGTCGCCTTCAACGCCGCGCTCAACGCGCCTTCGGCCATATTGGAATGCCCGGTCGGCGGCCTCGATACCAACGATGGCCGTGCGATTGTCGAAACGGTGGTCGAAGAAACCGTGGCCGTCGCCCACGCCAGCAAAATCGCGGTTGATCCAGCGCGCATCATGGCCCGCGTCAATTACGCTCTTGCCACCCACCGCGAACACAAGCCGTCGATGCTGCAAGACATCCAGGCGAAGCGCCGGACCGAAATCGATCTCATCAATGGCGCTATCGTGGCTGCCGGCGAAGCCGTCGGCGTGTCGGCTCCGGTTACGGCCACGCTTGTCCACCTCGTCAGGGCCAAGGAAGGTTTCGCCCGGACTTAG
- a CDS encoding MFS transporter has translation MIEVASMAGRNGAVLPEEDHSRQSRRAAVGSVVGSAIEWYDFILYSIAAGLVFPKVFFPESDPFTALINSYGIFAVGFLARPAGAIIFGHLGDRLGRKGTLVGTLILMGIGTFSVAFVPGHETIGAWGAVILVILRFVQGVGVGGEWAGAVLVSLEWSKPRSRGLSASWPQIGVPLGLVLANLVFALASYQSGDSFLDRGWRLPFLLSGGLVLIGLYLRFALDETPVFRKMEEEKRIEKAPVVQAVRKTWRKILTVSFLRMAEMSMFQIMTVFVYTYCTQVLGFERSFVLVAVMTAAILQAISIPVFGAMSDRVGRKRIFRAGALAALLFGFVYFTVLGTGHPSAVFVVIALSLVPHAMMYGSEAALVTENFSSELRYSGSSLGYQLASLIGGGPTPFITASLFHFDQSGYAIAAYLGATCLVSLAALSFLRETRGSAD, from the coding sequence ATGATAGAAGTGGCATCGATGGCAGGAAGGAATGGGGCAGTCCTGCCTGAGGAGGACCACTCCAGACAGAGTCGAAGAGCCGCGGTCGGTAGCGTCGTTGGTAGCGCTATAGAATGGTACGATTTTATTCTCTATAGTATTGCTGCAGGACTTGTTTTTCCTAAGGTCTTCTTTCCCGAATCAGATCCCTTTACCGCCCTGATAAATTCGTACGGCATCTTTGCGGTAGGTTTTCTCGCCAGGCCGGCGGGGGCGATAATTTTTGGCCATCTGGGTGACCGGCTGGGCCGTAAGGGAACTCTGGTGGGGACGCTGATCCTGATGGGGATCGGCACCTTTTCCGTCGCGTTTGTTCCGGGGCACGAAACGATCGGTGCGTGGGGCGCGGTAATCCTTGTCATTCTGCGCTTCGTGCAGGGCGTGGGAGTGGGAGGCGAGTGGGCTGGCGCGGTCCTTGTCTCGCTGGAATGGAGCAAGCCGCGCAGCCGTGGCCTTTCCGCCAGCTGGCCGCAGATTGGCGTTCCATTGGGCCTGGTTCTGGCAAATCTCGTTTTCGCCCTGGCCAGCTATCAAAGCGGCGATTCCTTTCTCGACCGGGGCTGGCGCTTGCCATTCCTGTTGAGTGGCGGACTGGTCCTGATCGGTCTGTACCTGCGCTTCGCGCTCGACGAGACGCCGGTGTTCCGCAAGATGGAGGAAGAAAAGAGAATTGAGAAAGCACCGGTAGTGCAGGCGGTGCGCAAGACCTGGCGCAAGATTCTGACGGTTTCCTTCCTGCGCATGGCTGAAATGTCCATGTTCCAGATCATGACCGTGTTCGTATACACGTATTGCACGCAGGTTCTGGGGTTTGAGCGTTCCTTCGTGCTGGTGGCGGTCATGACTGCCGCAATTCTCCAGGCTATTTCGATTCCCGTGTTCGGCGCGATGTCCGATCGTGTCGGCCGCAAGCGTATTTTCCGCGCCGGGGCCCTGGCTGCATTGCTGTTCGGTTTTGTCTATTTCACGGTCCTTGGCACCGGCCATCCCAGCGCCGTGTTCGTGGTTATCGCCCTGTCGCTGGTTCCCCATGCAATGATGTACGGGTCCGAAGCGGCGCTAGTGACGGAAAATTTCAGCAGCGAACTGCGCTACAGCGGTTCTTCCCTTGGCTATCAACTGGCCTCGCTGATTGGAGGGGGGCCCACGCCCTTCATCACGGCCAGCCTCTTCCATTTCGATCAATCTGGCTATGCGATTGCCGCCTATCTGGGGGCGACCTGCCTGGTCTCGCTCGCGGCGCTGTCGTTCCTGCGCGAGACGCGGGGCTCAGCCGATTGA
- a CDS encoding enoyl-CoA hydratase/isomerase family protein yields MNDHRPVTTLTDDAAILMDVAEGIATITLNRPHVRNAIDDEMRADFVKALDQVAKDDAIRALVVTGAGKGFCSGGDVKNMKARLSAPAGQIAGNGWRRQQRTHHAMAALHTLPKPTIAAVNGAAMGLGCDLALCCDFIIAADAAIFAMTYVLRGLIPDGGGLYFLPRRVGLSMAKQLIFSGRRLAPAEALEIGMIDRVTSSDRLLDDARTWAAEIGAGAPTALALSKSILDQSMELTMDQVFAMGSQAQAICYTSSEHLTSVSEFLARSSGEAAR; encoded by the coding sequence ATGAACGACCATCGGCCAGTGACAACCCTAACCGACGACGCGGCCATTCTTATGGACGTCGCAGAGGGTATTGCGACAATTACTCTCAACCGTCCGCACGTCCGCAATGCCATCGACGATGAAATGCGCGCGGATTTCGTAAAGGCGTTGGATCAGGTGGCGAAGGACGATGCCATCCGCGCGCTTGTGGTGACGGGAGCCGGGAAAGGCTTCTGCTCCGGCGGCGACGTCAAGAACATGAAAGCGCGTCTTTCCGCTCCAGCGGGCCAGATCGCAGGCAATGGCTGGCGCCGGCAACAGCGCACGCATCATGCCATGGCAGCGCTGCACACGCTTCCCAAGCCGACCATCGCGGCGGTAAACGGCGCTGCGATGGGCCTGGGCTGCGATCTGGCCTTGTGCTGCGACTTCATCATCGCTGCCGATGCGGCGATTTTCGCCATGACCTATGTCTTGCGCGGCCTGATTCCCGATGGCGGTGGCCTGTATTTCCTGCCGCGCAGGGTGGGGCTGAGCATGGCCAAGCAACTGATCTTCTCGGGCCGCCGGCTGGCTCCGGCTGAGGCGCTGGAAATCGGCATGATCGATCGCGTCACAAGTTCGGACCGCCTGCTGGACGATGCCCGCACTTGGGCGGCCGAGATTGGTGCGGGGGCGCCTACGGCGCTGGCCCTTTCCAAGTCGATCCTTGACCAGAGCATGGAGCTTACCATGGATCAGGTTTTCGCCATGGGCAGTCAGGCCCAGGCTATCTGCTATACGTCGTCGGAACACCTGACTTCGGTTTCCGAGTTCCTGGCCCGTTCCAGCGGGGAAGCCGCGCGATGA
- a CDS encoding MFS transporter — MTKSVEEKPGYEFKAIALLALGFGLVGLDRWLIMPLSPQIMRDLDLDYQDIGNLAAILGLSWGLFAIVMGRLSDRIGRRKILIPAIVAFSLLSGASGLATGLGMLLLARLMMGVAEGAYCPASYAASIDASPPQRRGLNLGIIQGSFALFGLALGPIIATQLVELVSSWRIVFGLVAIPGLIIAALMYVVLREPARPVVSDEQPKPHVPWLDLFRYHNIRIAMPAIFCAMSGLFVIGSLTPVFLTDVIGLSGTQMGFVMSGLGFGGFLGQIAVCGASDVLGRRVTAITAFVLAAASLATLTLYAQTPGALFMLLFSSAFFCCGAIALLAGPLSGEAVPPAIASSAMGLVIGAGEIFGGGVAPSVAGFIAQHAGLPTAFLTIAAVLTCGGILSLFFQETAPRALARRAVGSPATAEVGAQ, encoded by the coding sequence ATGACCAAATCGGTCGAGGAAAAGCCGGGCTACGAGTTCAAGGCAATCGCCTTGCTGGCGCTGGGCTTCGGCCTGGTCGGGCTCGATCGCTGGCTTATCATGCCGCTGTCGCCTCAGATCATGCGCGATCTCGACCTTGACTACCAGGACATCGGCAACCTGGCGGCGATCCTTGGCCTCAGCTGGGGGCTCTTCGCAATCGTGATGGGTCGCCTTTCCGACAGGATCGGGCGGCGCAAGATCCTGATCCCCGCGATAGTCGCCTTCTCGCTGCTCTCGGGAGCGAGCGGCCTTGCGACGGGCCTCGGGATGCTGCTCCTAGCAAGATTGATGATGGGGGTAGCCGAGGGGGCCTATTGCCCGGCCAGCTATGCCGCCTCGATCGACGCCTCTCCGCCGCAGCGTCGCGGCCTGAACCTCGGTATCATCCAGGGATCGTTCGCGCTGTTCGGTCTGGCGCTCGGCCCGATCATCGCGACCCAGCTGGTGGAACTGGTGTCCTCGTGGCGCATAGTCTTCGGCTTAGTCGCAATACCTGGCCTGATCATCGCGGCGCTGATGTACGTCGTCCTGCGCGAACCGGCTCGCCCTGTCGTCTCCGACGAGCAGCCGAAGCCGCATGTTCCTTGGCTCGACCTGTTCCGTTACCACAATATCCGCATCGCCATGCCCGCCATCTTCTGCGCGATGAGCGGGCTGTTCGTGATTGGATCGCTGACTCCGGTGTTCCTGACCGACGTGATCGGCCTTTCCGGCACGCAGATGGGCTTCGTGATGTCGGGCTTGGGGTTCGGCGGCTTTCTCGGTCAGATTGCCGTTTGCGGCGCGTCTGATGTGCTGGGTCGGCGGGTCACGGCCATCACGGCATTCGTTCTGGCTGCGGCGTCGCTCGCCACCCTTACGCTCTATGCCCAGACGCCAGGTGCGCTTTTCATGCTGCTCTTCTCTTCAGCCTTCTTTTGCTGCGGGGCTATCGCGCTGCTCGCCGGGCCGCTTTCTGGAGAAGCAGTTCCCCCCGCGATCGCTTCGAGTGCGATGGGGCTCGTCATTGGGGCAGGAGAGATTTTCGGTGGCGGCGTCGCCCCCAGCGTGGCGGGCTTCATCGCTCAGCATGCGGGATTGCCGACCGCGTTCCTTACAATTGCCGCAGTCCTGACCTGTGGCGGGATATTGTCGCTGTTCTTCCAGGAAACAGCGCCGCGCGCGTTGGCGCGCCGCGCAGTCGGATCACCGGCCACGGCAGAAGTGGGGGCGCAATGA
- a CDS encoding thiamine pyrophosphate-requiring protein, with protein MYTTSSAFLDALTEAGVSCIFANFGSDHPAMVEAIARARSEESAIPRIFTCPNEMVGMSAAHGFWQASGVPQAVVVHVECGTQALAGAVHNAAKGRAPMLIFAGASPFTQDGEMTGSRNEFIQWIQDVHDQRGIVRGYVKYDNEIRSGHNVKHLVHRALQFAGTDPKGPSYLMGAREVMEAPVEPRGNDIERHQPLIPAALPPEGVETIGRALLAARRPLVVTTYLGRNPDAVEPLTALCHRMGIGVLESVPTWMNYPHNDPFYLGNQWNEPVQNAALAEADVILVMDSDVPWIPTVNRPARDAKIYHIDVDPLKQQMPLADIPALAAFQADAATCLAQLHAWLDTQSVDEDALIERTAHYMRLHGERAEVLESREAAGEGRALTSEFFLSRLRRHVDETTLIVNEGISNYQAIFNHLAPTRPGSMFTSGGGSLGWHGGAAIGVKLAQPDKTVIALTGDGSFMFSVPTSVHWMARRYDTPFLHVVFNNGGWKSPKLSTLAVHPSGYAAAAENIDVSFEPAPDYVGIAAAAGGAWGKRLTLPTEVDAAIKEALTVVRDERRSAVLEIVIPSL; from the coding sequence ATGTATACGACGAGCAGTGCGTTTCTTGATGCCCTGACCGAGGCCGGGGTTTCCTGCATCTTCGCAAACTTCGGCAGTGACCATCCCGCCATGGTCGAGGCGATTGCCAGGGCCCGCAGCGAGGAAAGTGCGATCCCGCGCATCTTCACTTGCCCCAACGAGATGGTCGGCATGAGCGCGGCGCATGGGTTCTGGCAGGCCAGCGGCGTTCCGCAGGCGGTCGTCGTGCACGTCGAATGTGGCACGCAGGCGCTAGCCGGAGCTGTCCACAACGCGGCCAAGGGGCGGGCGCCGATGCTGATCTTCGCGGGTGCCTCGCCGTTCACACAGGACGGAGAGATGACCGGCAGCCGGAACGAATTCATCCAATGGATACAGGATGTTCATGACCAGCGCGGCATCGTGCGCGGCTACGTCAAGTACGATAACGAGATCCGCTCAGGTCACAACGTCAAGCATCTTGTCCACCGCGCGTTGCAGTTCGCCGGGACCGACCCCAAGGGCCCTTCCTACCTGATGGGCGCGCGCGAGGTCATGGAAGCCCCCGTCGAGCCGCGTGGCAACGATATCGAGCGGCACCAGCCGCTGATTCCGGCGGCGCTTCCGCCCGAAGGTGTCGAGACGATCGGGCGCGCGTTGCTGGCCGCCCGCCGCCCGCTGGTGGTGACGACCTATCTCGGACGCAATCCGGATGCCGTCGAGCCTTTGACCGCGCTGTGCCACCGGATGGGGATCGGCGTGCTGGAATCGGTTCCAACCTGGATGAACTATCCGCACAACGATCCGTTCTATCTGGGCAATCAGTGGAACGAACCCGTGCAGAACGCCGCGCTGGCGGAGGCCGACGTGATCCTCGTGATGGACAGCGATGTGCCCTGGATTCCGACGGTCAATCGCCCGGCGCGCGATGCGAAAATCTATCATATCGACGTTGATCCGCTCAAACAGCAGATGCCCTTGGCCGACATACCCGCGCTTGCCGCGTTCCAGGCCGATGCGGCCACTTGTCTCGCACAGCTTCACGCCTGGCTCGATACGCAGTCCGTGGACGAGGACGCGCTGATCGAGCGGACCGCGCACTATATGCGGCTTCATGGCGAGCGTGCCGAGGTCCTCGAATCACGTGAGGCGGCGGGCGAGGGCAGGGCGCTGACCTCTGAATTCTTTCTCTCGCGGCTGCGGCGGCACGTCGACGAAACCACGCTGATCGTGAACGAGGGAATTTCGAATTATCAGGCGATCTTCAACCATCTCGCACCGACCCGTCCAGGATCGATGTTTACCAGCGGCGGCGGGTCACTCGGCTGGCACGGCGGCGCGGCGATCGGCGTAAAGCTTGCGCAGCCGGACAAGACCGTGATCGCTCTGACCGGAGACGGCTCGTTCATGTTCTCAGTGCCCACTAGCGTGCACTGGATGGCGCGCCGCTACGACACGCCGTTTCTCCATGTCGTGTTCAATAACGGCGGGTGGAAATCACCGAAGCTGTCGACACTCGCGGTGCATCCGTCGGGCTATGCGGCCGCAGCCGAGAACATCGACGTCAGCTTCGAACCCGCGCCCGACTATGTCGGCATTGCGGCCGCAGCCGGAGGAGCATGGGGTAAGCGCCTGACGCTGCCGACCGAAGTTGATGCTGCGATCAAGGAAGCGCTGACGGTGGTACGGGACGAGAGGCGCAGCGCTGTGCTTGAGATCGTGATTCCATCGCTCTGA
- a CDS encoding acetate--CoA ligase family protein — MNALAALLRPRSVAVVGASADPGKMTGRPVPYLVRHGFPGTIYPVNPRASEIGGIKAWPDIASLPEAPDAAIILLAPDAAIEAVRALSARGTKAAIVLASGFAEGGAEGQARQAALREAAGAMRILGPNTIGLVNLSDRVTLSASGALEAPGMAAGAIGLISQSGGILGSLLSRAIDRGIGFSKLIATGNEADLDSADFIEALVEDDATRVIALYMEGLRRPDAFRRAALAARAKGKPVVVFKVGRSELGAKAAVSHTGALAGEDRVYDAMFRQLGVIRVTTFSDLLDVPAALAANRWAPGRNVAVLTSTGGAATLLADACGTAGFGLPDPDETTSSQLIEKAEVESSAASHNPVDVTLAGLKTDLFRESIRTLLASPSYDAVVVVIGSSALAQPDIVAQAMLDAQSSSDKPLLAYVSPHAPTILQRLNQAGIPAFANPESCSTILEALQAGSMTETVRSARPAATLPDLPDAGGMLDEARSKALFAAFGVNGVPEQACADASGAETAARAMGGMVVLKLLDDRVAHKSELGGVRIGLQADEIAEACTDIDASLSRKGLGKAQGFLVQRLVSDGIEMILGLRRDPQFGQMVLLGMGGVTAELLRDSTIRVLPISRKDARAMVGELRLAPLLTGFRGSEPRDVEALVDAIMAFASMGEALDERIVEAEINPLFVMPQGEGVIAADGLAVLAPA, encoded by the coding sequence ATGAATGCCCTTGCGGCCTTGCTGCGGCCAAGAAGCGTCGCTGTGGTCGGGGCTTCGGCCGATCCCGGGAAGATGACCGGACGGCCAGTGCCCTATCTTGTCCGGCACGGGTTTCCCGGGACTATTTATCCGGTCAATCCGCGTGCTTCCGAAATTGGGGGGATCAAGGCCTGGCCGGATATCGCTTCCCTGCCGGAGGCGCCTGATGCTGCGATTATCCTGCTTGCCCCCGATGCGGCGATAGAAGCCGTGCGAGCCCTGTCGGCGCGGGGCACGAAAGCAGCGATCGTCCTGGCCAGCGGATTTGCGGAAGGTGGCGCTGAAGGGCAGGCCCGCCAGGCCGCGCTGCGTGAAGCAGCCGGAGCCATGCGCATCCTGGGGCCGAACACGATCGGCCTCGTCAATCTTTCCGATCGTGTCACGTTGTCCGCATCGGGTGCGCTTGAGGCCCCCGGTATGGCCGCTGGCGCTATCGGGCTCATTTCCCAGAGCGGTGGAATATTGGGCTCGCTTCTGTCCCGGGCCATAGACCGGGGCATCGGCTTTTCGAAGCTGATCGCCACCGGCAATGAAGCTGATCTGGATAGTGCCGATTTTATTGAAGCTCTTGTCGAGGATGACGCGACCCGCGTGATCGCCCTCTACATGGAGGGACTGCGCCGGCCCGATGCCTTTCGCCGCGCCGCACTGGCTGCGCGGGCAAAGGGAAAGCCGGTCGTGGTATTCAAGGTCGGTCGATCGGAACTTGGTGCAAAGGCCGCAGTCTCCCACACGGGCGCGCTGGCGGGGGAGGACCGGGTTTATGATGCGATGTTCCGCCAGCTGGGTGTCATTCGCGTAACGACGTTTTCCGACTTGCTGGATGTCCCCGCCGCGCTTGCGGCAAATCGGTGGGCGCCGGGGCGTAATGTCGCGGTCCTCACGTCGACGGGCGGCGCGGCAACGCTGCTCGCCGACGCCTGCGGCACGGCGGGTTTTGGCTTGCCCGATCCTGATGAGACGACCTCGTCGCAACTGATCGAAAAAGCGGAGGTGGAATCATCTGCCGCGTCGCATAATCCCGTCGACGTGACACTGGCAGGTTTGAAGACTGACCTGTTCCGCGAATCCATCCGCACCCTGCTGGCGAGCCCATCCTATGATGCGGTTGTTGTGGTGATTGGTTCTTCGGCGTTGGCCCAGCCGGATATCGTTGCTCAGGCCATGCTCGATGCGCAGTCGTCCAGCGACAAGCCCTTGCTTGCCTACGTCAGTCCTCATGCGCCGACAATTCTCCAGCGGCTTAACCAGGCGGGTATCCCTGCTTTTGCCAATCCCGAAAGCTGCTCCACCATTCTGGAGGCGCTGCAAGCTGGCTCGATGACGGAAACGGTCCGTTCGGCACGTCCTGCAGCGACGCTTCCCGATCTACCAGACGCCGGCGGAATGCTGGACGAGGCGCGGAGCAAAGCGCTATTCGCCGCATTTGGCGTAAACGGCGTGCCTGAGCAGGCCTGCGCCGACGCTAGTGGGGCCGAGACGGCTGCCCGCGCGATGGGTGGCATGGTCGTCCTGAAGCTGCTTGATGATCGCGTTGCCCACAAGAGCGAGCTGGGTGGCGTGCGCATTGGGCTGCAGGCAGATGAAATCGCCGAGGCCTGCACTGATATCGACGCCTCGCTTTCCCGCAAAGGGCTGGGCAAGGCGCAGGGCTTTCTGGTTCAGAGACTGGTTTCGGACGGCATCGAGATGATCCTGGGACTTCGCCGCGATCCGCAGTTCGGGCAGATGGTCTTGCTGGGCATGGGCGGCGTGACGGCCGAATTGCTGCGCGACAGCACGATCAGGGTACTCCCGATCAGTCGGAAGGATGCCAGAGCCATGGTCGGAGAGCTGCGTCTGGCGCCCTTGTTGACAGGCTTTCGTGGTTCCGAACCTCGCGATGTCGAGGCGTTGGTCGACGCGATTATGGCCTTTGCCTCCATGGGCGAAGCGCTTGATGAGCGGATCGTGGAGGCGGAAATCAATCCTCTCTTCGTGATGCCGCAAGGCGAGGGCGTGATAGCCGCCGATGGTCTTGCCGTCCTTGCACCGGCCTGA